ATTTCATACTCTCACGAGAGCCATTTTCATGatcagtcatttaaaaaaaaaactgtctttcTAGTCTACATCCCATGCATATAAAtgctactgtatatacacaggACCCCTCTAACATCTGGACTTGTGTTAATGGAGTCTGGCTAAGAGTAAAATCTGGATGTTTACCATATTTATTCTACAGAGCTGTTGATTCTGATTAATCAGGAAGTCTTCTGATACtttactgtttctatagaaacagctaTTTCAGAGGTACTTGCTTGGTGGATGCACCAAATAATCTAatcctaatttaaaaaaaaaaaaaaacgtgttgttctttaagaaataaaaatgtatgtttgttgatatggtgacatttttGGTGAGGagacattcatggaaggagtctccactgccagtgctttgtaacgacttttgcatttttttttggaaacttGACAGGTTGCGTtagttttgtctcattaacttggagggagagagacagagagataaacgAGAGGCTTTTGAAGGAACGAAtgtctatagctgctataacataagtgagaatagtaactaacttgtttcacagacgttctacaacattaaatgtacataTAAGCAGATAAAAACTATAACTGTTCAGCAAATTGCTGTgtttataagaggaataaaacactctggaaCATGCTGTCCATGGAAAATAATTCAAAACAACTTTAGAGTGGTTATAGCCCAACCCTTTCTTTGATTATTCTTTGATTACTTTCCTAAAACAGTACGCCcaattgtgttttattacttactttTTACCTAATGCACTTTATAGAATTATTGACTCTTTGAAATATCTTCTCTACCCCTTTTCTCTGTTCAGGAAGTAGCTGTCTGGTTAAGacgatattttttaaatataacattAGCAAAATTGTCTTAAATAAACTCTGCTGTTTTCCATCACTCCACGACCAACTTTGTGCAATGTAACCTTCTCCATAAAAAATATAAGTACATTTGCGAGACGAGAATTGCACATAAGTTTGAAAAACATGTACAGAACTGACTGACTAAGATGTTTCGTAGTATGTGTTTTACTGCTCGTGTTTGGATTAACAGTCAAATTTGTTTTGTCTGGCCCCCTTGTTTGTGATTGGTCTAAATATCATGTTAGGTTGATCGTGAACCTGGCAACAGTGCGATATCATGACACTGACACAGCCCCCTCCAAACCATTTAAGGACATACAACGTACTACTTTAGCGTATACTGACTACTGCActctttttcatttaaagtgCACTGCCAGCTTCGTATGATCTGAAAAGTTCTTAAGggcaaaaaaatacatttaaaaaatcaccaCTTGGTAAATCACAAACAGGaatatatgaaaaatatttaCCTTAACCACATCGAATAAAATTACCTAACGAAGTAATAAACTATGAGCACAAGTATTGGTCATTAATTGGGAATGTCTGACATGGAGTGTTTGGATCTATAAATCAGTACATTTTATCCTTACTGTTCATATTGTAATTCATCTTGACGATATTGatagttaaagaaaaaaaaaacattaataatacatGAATAAGGTATAATGCTTCCTGTTGGATCTAGGAATAAAAATTCACATTGGGATTATGAAACAGGATGTACACAAGATTGCTGTGTTAcatcaaatatgaaaacatcCAGTAACTTAAAAGTAATTTTTCACTCTTCAGCAcaatgcctgtttttttttttttcttcccaaaaCAAGTCTGTTCATGAACATGCCATCTCGACTATGGCACTATTCCGTAAATCCACAGCAACGTCCAAGCCGTTCTGAAGCAATTCAAACAGTCTTGTACGTAGTTTTGTGACTTCTTTTGTGCCATATTTGATTGTAAACATATACAACGTACATTAaggaatattttttatttagacctATGGTAAAAATGGCATTTCATATTATGATAAGGGACTTCAGTCAGGCATCATAGAGGTGCTGAATATGTCTTATGTCGGAGTGTCACCTCATCTGCTCTTCTGTTCCCAGAATCTCATATTTCACTAGTCTCTTATCCACATCAGAGCTATAGATATAGTTCTTGGTGATATAAGGATGGTATTTGATTAATTACAAAATGATTCTGACAGTGTTTCGTTTAGCTTGGATGAACTAGATTAAATTGTCCCAATATAGACAAAATTTTGCTTACAATCACCAATTTGAACAAATTGTGTGTATCCTTGCTTATATCCACATCATTAAACAAGGGCATCACCCTTTTCCACAAATGGCCTCCTTTTTAAAGATGGTGCTTATAGTGCTCAAGTGTCAAGCATGGTCCAGGACCCAGGTGGACATGTCCTTCATATGTAAAAGGTGTGACATGGTCTCTTTCTGTTACTTTTTTACTTCTTGGGATGGAACACCATGAGAGGCCGTTCCTCAATTCGTTGCCATGGACTTTTCTTGTTCTCATCCTTGTCATCTGGGTCATTATCATCCTCTGGGCTGGTGACAGAATCCCGTTGGGTCTCACTGTTGCTGCTACGTGAGCTGTTTCCCCGGCTTCGACCTCTTCGTGGCATTGGTGACCCTCGTGGTTCCTCTGGCCCATCATCAAGGAGAGGAGTCAGTGGATTTTCCAGAGGTGATCCTGCCCCCATACGGCCAACACCACCAGCAAGATCTAGAGGGTCATGATAAGCCAGTTTGGAATACTGCTTCCCCCCACTGCTGCTTCCTCCATGCCCCTTCCGCCCATTTCCGTGCCGTTCCTCTTTACTCTTCCGTCCAGATGACTGTTTGCGCTCCTGTTGGGTATCTTGGAGACTTGTGTCTGGGCAGCAATCCTTACTGGTGCCAGCAGGGGCACTCAGGGTGCTTTGAGCACTGTGGTTACTGCTGTTAGCGCCACTGTGAGCAAATTCTGAGGCAACATCGATGTAGGAATGGCGCACATGAGCATTGGCACGTCCATCAAGAGATATGAACCAGGCACGAGGGTGCTGCTTGACTCCTAGTTCTCGAAGTTTCTTTTCTGTAAGTGCTTGGAGCTCTCCATTCATCTGAGCCATGGTGGAATCGTTAAAGAGCACTGGGATGTGGACTGGTGCTGAGGGACCTCCAGATGCCCATACATTCTCCTCCGAACCGGATGGGGACCCTACACCTTGCTGGGCTTGCATCTGACCTGATCCCTGGCTCTGGACCTGGAGACCTTGGCTCTGAACTCCACTGCTACCACCATTACCTGCCCCTCCTTGgccttctctttccctctcagCCTGACTCTGGCCATCCTTTGCAGCTTCAGAGCCACCAAACTCAGACGACAGACGCATGTAATGTGCTGGAATGACCAGGGTTGGAACCATGCTGCGGTACATGTTCTCTGTCATTTGATCTAAAGAGCTGCAGAATATGATCTGACCAGgttgtgtgttcagtgttgttGGACGAGCAAGATGGTCCTGACCTTGGGAAACCTGCGAATATTCTGGCGGCTTGTCAGAGAGGGGCGGAGAAGGTGGGTCAGCCGTGTATCCACGATTATCATTAACAACATGTCTGCGACGGTACTCGTGATCCTTGACATCTGGGCTGTAGTTGCGACTGAAGTCTTCATGGGGAAGGGTACTGTCAAGGTTGGTTGTGTCTGTGGAACGATGCACCTTCATAGGGAAGCTTTCAGCACCTCGCTGGGCCCCTTTTGACTGTTTATTCTTGGATGAATGACGGAGTTTGTGTGCTGGTACGTGCTTGGCAAACTCATCACGTGCACTTTTGTATTCGTGGGACGTGGACGCTTCAGATTTGCTGGCCTCTGGATCACCGTTGGAGGTGGTGGTTTCAACATGACCACCGCAGATAAGGTTGAGGCGAGAGGTGGAGGTGCCTTGGTCTCTTCTGGAGTTGCTCAGAGCAGTTGAGACTTGACCCTGCTTTTGCTGCCTCCGAGGCTTCAGGCACCTCCGTCTAACAGCAGGAGACAAAAACAAGAAAGTGAGTGCATGTTGGTACATGAAGAAGCCtctgtaaagaccttgcttcaGGAAAGACTTTGGATAatccttcattccttcattcaaaACATATGAACAACAAAATATGATATGCCACAACCACCAACCTGCAGTAGTAGAGGAGAACACAGAGTAGTACCAGTACAAGCAGAGCCAGAGATCCCAGTATTGAGAGCAAGATAAGGGTATGATATGCGGTGATGTCCCTTAGGCTCGGATGAGACAAACCAGGTCCTAAAATGCAATCATGGTTTTACTAATGTATCACCGTCATTGCACAATTATTATAGATCTAGAAACACTATTAAACATTACATACAGCACCTTTCAAATTGCTACACTGTAATgtaattctatttattttttgctgtaaaTAAGTGCAGAATACTATATAAAATTCTTCACAAAACAAGTCGTAACTATGGGTCCTATTCAATAGACTTACAAACTACTGATACAGAATGGAGTTTGGCCAGAATTTGCTGAAAACAGAGGCATCTCAGTTTTCAAGTTTACAAGGAAGTGGTTGGCTTTATCAGTGGTGGTCTAAACACTTTTGAAAACCCCGGTCTCTGATGTTTATATTCAAGAAGAACCTGGAAACCTCAAATACATGAACTAAATGCAGGTAAATTTAATAATCTGAATAGGGAGCCTTGAAACTCACCTTGAGCATGTGAATAAGCTGACTCTGAATACAGAGAACTTTCCCCATATAAATTACTGACATACTGACATTGCCTTTGAACTTAAGCCACCACCTCTTAATACGGTCCAAATGTGTCTATTTTCTGAGCTAGTGAGTAATCACTAGGCTTGTTTGTTTGATTCAAGGCACAAGGataaatgtgcatgtgtattttACCCGATGAAGAGGGGAAGGCCGCTATCCAGTATCCCAACCGTGAGGCCATAAAGTCCCATGTAAAATGAGAGCCATCTCTTCTAATGTAGCCAGTCCCATTTCTTATCCAAAGGCCTGCAAATAGCAAAATCACTGTTTTAGCCATGACTAAAAGGGCAGACAAGTTACGAAATAAGACATTAAAACATAGAACAAGGATGGCTCCtaagtggcacaacagaaaaacattttCCCTCTCGCCAGGAGAGCGCAAGTTCACATTCCGATGATGCCACAAACATCCATGCCCAGGAGCCAAAGGAGCAAAATTGGCTATGCTCTATGAGTGGGCTCTCCCCTGCAACAATTGCACAGCAACAATTGTGGGAATCTGTTCGCTGATGTGTGTGGAAGAGGGTTGATAGTGTTTTCCCCAGAGTTTGTTATGCTGCTCTGTGACTCAGCATGAGCAGCATGtcaaaaagatgcagttggctgCTTCACATGTCCCAGAGGAAGTGTGTTAGCATTCACCCTCCCCAATTGATATCTGTCATATAATAGGGGATAGCTGGCTGGTGAGTGAGAAATAGCAGGCAACCAAATAGGGGAGAAAATGTGggaaattacaaaaaaaaagaagagcaaaTGACAGAAAGATAATATGATCTGTTCTGCACAGGACAATTAAGTCTGAAATTGCCTCAGTTGAGAATTTCGCACAATAAGAAGCAATTGTGTCATCAGCATACAGTAAACAATAGAGGCCCCAAAATGAAACCCTGTGGCACACCAGTTTTAGCATTTCACCATTTCTGACAAGAATCCATCAGAAAGTacattacataaatatattacTTAAATAAGTCTTCAAGGTTTCTATCTGTATGTATACCTGTATTCGTGTTATACACCCACACAGGTATGCTGGTGGGCGACCGGACACGGGTGTCAGAGGGCAGAGGAACAGAGAAATGAACTGGCTCTGTGACTTGAACCTCACTGCCTTCCCGATCAAACAGCTGGGCACTGACTGCAGCTACTACTGTCAAATCCGTCCAACTGTTCTCTCCTcctacacaaacatacacaccttATTTACACACAGTAGTTTAGGAGCAAATATGCTTATCATTTTCAAAAATCTACAGTGATAATATCAATCTCTCCATCTGGAATATGACCTGTGGTGTTGGGCTCCAGGGCCAGGAGGTAGGGGAAGTCATTGATTTCACTGATATCTCTGGCAGTGGTCAAAACAGCAGTCATTTCAGAGAAGGAGGAGTTCCGTTGCAAGCTCCGCCTTGGAATGTGCAGCCATGGCTGGCTCCGCCCTCCTGTGTGTACAAATCagggtagttttttttttatatatatatttgtgtccAATTGATATTAGAGTTACAaggtaaaagacattttaaacacaggcAAAGTGTCCTTCAAAGCAACAatgtgcatgtttcagataaataactTTCATTATTGCATCATCAATTGACagaagatcatgggaagaagaaaaataagtgtctcattcttttttctttatttacaatGATACTGACTGACAAGACAAGACACTTTGAatgtacaccactgttacacaaATGATAAGCTATTCATtataagttttttaaaaaatcattaaaatgttcTTAATGTCTTCATAATGTTAGCATGGATTCTAAGTAACCCCACTTTATGTTCTTGTTAATTCTATGCTAAAACTTTTTCTTGTTCCTTTCAACCCTGTTACACATTTAAAAGCAAAGTGTAGCCTGTCagcaaagaaacaaagaacatcaagtttgtaatttttttttaagtgttacaAGAGCTAACTGTCCATATCATAATATAACTTTCACATTGATAATTATAAAAactagtagttgtattattattattattattattattattattatgtagagTAGTTACAgaaaatacagtatttaataATTCAGATCCATGCTAGAATATTGTGTTAACCATAAGATTTTTGAGAATGTTGTTGCTATGGCAACAGCAGCAGGAAATAGTAACTGTAAGGAAAAGTAGCTGAAGACAAAAggttatgtatgtgtgtgcacatgtgagagagagcgagagataccGGAATAGACTCAAACAAAATGAAGTTGAGAGGTTATCACACATGACTTTTCCTGTAGGCTAGtatctagtgaatttttagagtaTTTCCATTATTTAGGCATTAGGCAGTTGAGCGTCACCAACATAGTCTGGCAGCTTGTGAAAGACGTTGTTCAGTTTTGCTTGATACAGCATGCGAGTTTGCCTAGTTTCAGCGAAATTTCGAGCCCAGCTACATCCCAAAAGACCTGAAGCTAGCTGACCTTGGGAAAACAAGGTCACTGTGGTACGAACATTCACCACTCTGTAATCCACCCTTTCCCCCAACCAATCTTTTTTCAAgatatcttacaatagaaatggttctaTACATTATAGACACTTACACTTTGCCTTtatttgcagaaatgtattagATTTCATTCTGGCTGAGGAGCATTTTCAAACTATCCCAATTTGGCACCTGGCAACCTTGCCTACTCCTCTTCCTCTACTGAAAATTTTCAATGGGCCTCTATTAGCGCCAATAGTTTCAATAATAACGCTACGGAGCAAAATAGGGCAGAAAGGCGAGCAAATCAATAGCAGTTcagcttatatctgtcaaatagcaacatattttaaatcattGGATACTCAAAAAAGGTAATTATTATATCAATGGAAATGTAAAATCTACGGAGTTCTaaatgaggactttatgaaaATTAACATCTGTTGAATGGCTGATATATGTGTTTGGGCTCTGCTACACATGCCCCTATGGACGAGCCATCACTGATCATCATCACCGCAGTGGTACCCAATATCTTCTGCATTTTGTACCTGGAGAGCCGTGAAACACATGGATGACATCATCATACAGGATGAGGGTTCCTGGCCTTTGAGCCAAAAGGTACAGGCTGACTGAGGAGAATACtaaaatgcagaacaagagagagagagagagagagagagagagagagagagagagagagtcatgaaAGAATGCTGGTGCATCATGGGTTTTAATGTAGATCCACTTTATTATGTTCTGAAATCTAACAAAGAATTCTGAATAATTGCATTCCCATCACTGACACTTGTCCCCAAGGCAGGAGATATCATGAAAATAGCATCCTtcaaatacagacagacagtctgAGACTAGAACTATCTGTATCACATTCACTACATCATCATTTCTTTAAGAAACCCGACTCCATCACCCTTTCCGACATCTCCTCTGAACACTACAAACATAAAACTAGTCGACTGTGAGGAAGGAAACTACTAACTATCCAACTGAAAGGTTTTAATTAGCAACTTAAGAAACCTGAAGCATGTCTCAGTTATGCACGATTCTGCCTTGAACTTAGATCTGCCTTCTCAGTCCTTATCTTCTATCCCCCAATTTTTAAAAggcatgtgtttgtttttaggcACTGGTCTAGACGTTGTTGAAAATGTATTACATTTCCCTGCGTAAATATTGACATTAACTTACGGGCTTAAGTCAACAACTCTGAATAC
This genomic window from Ictalurus punctatus breed USDA103 chromosome 1, Coco_2.0, whole genome shotgun sequence contains:
- the LOC108272415 gene encoding protein FAM171A2, encoding MPPERVCRFVVFLLLLCCAARTHEKAAADPEVQVRVKVFDSGNLSPLSDAAIVVHGNRSVLASSQGASDDAAVVNFQYRTGSWVIITASRKDYVTSSVPWHASKVPLFSSVSLYLLAQRPGTLILYDDVIHVFHGSPGGRSQPWLHIPRRSLQRNSSFSEMTAVLTTARDISEINDFPYLLALEPNTTGGENSWTDLTVVAAVSAQLFDREGSEVQVTEPVHFSVPLPSDTRVRSPTSIPVWVYNTNTGLWIRNGTGYIRRDGSHFTWDFMASRLGYWIAAFPSSSGPGLSHPSLRDITAYHTLILLSILGSLALLVLVLLCVLLYYCRRRCLKPRRQQKQGQVSTALSNSRRDQGTSTSRLNLICGGHVETTTSNGDPEASKSEASTSHEYKSARDEFAKHVPAHKLRHSSKNKQSKGAQRGAESFPMKVHRSTDTTNLDSTLPHEDFSRNYSPDVKDHEYRRRHVVNDNRGYTADPPSPPLSDKPPEYSQVSQGQDHLARPTTLNTQPGQIIFCSSLDQMTENMYRSMVPTLVIPAHYMRLSSEFGGSEAAKDGQSQAEREREGQGGAGNGGSSGVQSQGLQVQSQGSGQMQAQQGVGSPSGSEENVWASGGPSAPVHIPVLFNDSTMAQMNGELQALTEKKLRELGVKQHPRAWFISLDGRANAHVRHSYIDVASEFAHSGANSSNHSAQSTLSAPAGTSKDCCPDTSLQDTQQERKQSSGRKSKEERHGNGRKGHGGSSSGGKQYSKLAYHDPLDLAGGVGRMGAGSPLENPLTPLLDDGPEEPRGSPMPRRGRSRGNSSRSSNSETQRDSVTSPEDDNDPDDKDENKKSPWQRIEERPLMVFHPKK